The Vibrio metoecus sequence GAGTTTCTGGTTGTTCTTCATGTAGACGCACCTGATCGTAGATGCCTTGTTTAAATTGATAGAGATGGCGAGCGGCAGGCGTTACGGTAATTACCACCCCGCCTATTCTCACACAGCGCTGTAATTCCGTGTCTTTGCAAGGCGCGTAAATGCGGATCACGCCATCTAGGCTTTGTTCTGAAAACGGTAATCGATGGCTAGAGGCTACGGCAAACAGGCACTCAGGGTAGCGTTTGGCCGCATAGCGTATGGCGACTTTGGAGATATCTAATCCAAAGGTTTGAGCTGAACTATCTTGCTGGCGCAAAGCATGGGCAAAAAAGTCGGTGTAATAACCTTCGCCACAACCGATATCAAGCAGTGTTTGTTGGTGGCCTGTGAGGTGTTTTTGGCACAATTCTGCCACTTTTTCGCGCATTGGAGCGTAATGGCCAGTTTGCAAAAAACGACGACGAGCTTGAGTCATCTCTTTATTGTCACCGGGATCTTTGGAGCGTTTGTGCTGAACTGGCATCAAATTAACATAGCCTTCTTTCGCGACATCGAACTGGTGGCGATTGGGGCAGGAATAAGTGTTCTGGTTAAGTGTTAGTGGATGCTCACAAAGGGGGCACAAAAAGGTCATAGTGGACTCGAACAGCGAAATAGAAGCGTAATTTTAACGGCACCAGCATGAAATAAAAAGCTAAGCGTAGCATTGAGTCTATCTATGTTGCTATGGCGAGGCAGCTTAATAGGCAAACCGCCTCTATGTTGAAGTTCAACCACTAAAAGTCAAAGGCGACACCGGTTGAAAGAAAAGTTGATTGTTGGTCAAAAAAGGTCACCACGTCATCGGTTTCACTGATGCCAGCCATCGCATTGATCGAGACATTTTTCCAACCAAAAGGTGCTCGGTAAACATAAAGAGCAAAAGCACTCCAATGATCAGCATCGCGGGTCTGAGCAAAAATGGGGTGTTCGGTTTCATATTCTTCTTGACCATAACTGAGCGTCAAAAACAGAGCTTGTGGCCCAAAAAAGGTATTAATACCAAGTTGATAATCCAGTGCAGAAAAATCAAAAGCATCGCCTTGTGCATCTCGCTTGGTATAGCTGATTTTGGGAACGAAAGACCAAGAGCGGCTCAGTGGTAAAGAGACTTCAGCGGAGACTTGTTGGTACTCACTATTTCGATCCAACAACGCCAACTGTGAGCTCGTTAATCCGGATGTTGCACCACTTCGCTCTTCATCCACTTTGTAATCTAAATAGGCATAGCGCAGTGTCAGAGGTAAAGCGAATGGGGCAGTGTAAGCCAAACGTCCGCCTTGGGCGCTGATGTCAGTTGCTGATCTTGCTGTTTGGGTAAGATAGGGATCACGCCACGTTTCATTCACTCCCGGCAGTGAAGGAAAATAAGCCAAAGTGAATTCCCCAAGCCGATCAAATTGATGCGTGATGCCGATCTCAGCTTGTAATTGCCCTTCGATGACTTGGTCAGAACTTTGTCCAGCAAAAATTTGAGTGTTTCCAGATGCAAAGGTGTATTGCACATTTCCCAGTGGCGCAAACAGAAACTCAGAAGTGGTTTGTCCTGATTGTTGCAAATTGGCCGTTATGGCATTGTCGTCATTGGTATTCATCTGAGATTGGGTGTGTATATAAAAGCTGTTAAGGCTTAAGGTGACGTCCCAACCAGGTTGATTTTTATCAGGCCCTTGAGCGGCGCATGTCAATGGCGCAACGAATAGAGCGGTAAGCCAAGAGTAAACAATTTTCATCAGGTATCCTTACCAAATGGTATGTTGTGTATCAGAGAGTATTTTGCATAGCGAGACATAATTATATCCAGCTAAACCGTGAACGCCATGAAGAAACTGTGAACGAAATGTTATCCATGACGGGATTTCGCTGAGCTGAGGAGGGGAAGTTGTCAAAAAATAGGTTTAAGGTTACGTGAGTATCATCGTAACCTTATAGAAGTACTACACTGCTTTTCGATTAATGTGCTTGGCTAGAGATGAAAGTCACCAACTTATGGTTTTCCCCTGGCTGTAAAGTTTTACCTGTAGCCAGTGATGATGCATGCAGGGTTGATTCAACACACAAGAAGTGTAGATACCCATCATTATTCATATCCGCCATCGCTTGCGCACCTTTTTGCCAAGGGTTCCACAAAACAGCAGAGTTGTGGCCTTGATTCTCTACGATCAGTGTGCGGGTGAGGGCGGGATCTTGCACTTTGATCGCAGCCTCAGGTTGGGTATAAATACGGTCGATAGTGTCAGAGAGTGTCAATGGCCCAGAACTAGAACAAACGCGGCCCTCTTGTAGGCTGTCAATATATTCAGCACCAATCCCTGTAGTGTGAGTTTCACGAATATCCCCCACGTTCAGGTAAGAGTGCAAAGCACCGGAGAAGATCCATGCTTTGTCATCTGTATTGGTGATATCGAGCGTCACTTTCAAACTTTCACTGATTTCAACGTACAAACGAACATCAAACTGATAGGGCCAAATGGCTAAGCTCTCTGGCGTGGCTTGCAAGCCGAGAGTGACGATAACACCTTGTTCATTTTCACGGTGTTCAATCAATTTCCACTCTTGGCTGCGTGCAAAGCCATGTGCTGGGGCAGCAATACGACCAAACCATGGCCAACACACAGGAATGCCCCCACGCAGCGCCGCTTTACCATCATAAATCGCTTGCGAGCTCATCCATAACAAGTCGGCTTCGCCTTTCGGTTGGAAGGAAAGGACATGACCACCGTGCAGTGAGATTGCGGCACGGGCTTTATCATGATTAACACGCACGATTTTAACTTGATCTTGCTGAACAATCGTTACGCAATCAGACAGTGCCGTGACGGTATTCAGAGAGTATAAATCCATCTTAATTTCCTTGATTTTGCGTTTCAGCTTGGCCTGAGTTTGGTATGTCTATGAGTAAAAATCGTCAGAAAAACCAAAACCCAGATACCAAAAAGGCGACCCTAGAGTCGCCTTTTTGTTTAACGAAATTCTTCGCTAATCACTACATTACTTAGAGATGTGAGCGATCAGGTCAAGAACTTTGTTTGAGTAACCGATTTCGTTGTCGTACCAAGATACCACTTTAACGAATTTGTCAGTCAGTGCGATACCTGCGTCAGCATCGAAGATAGAAGTGCGAGTGTCACCGTTGAAGTCAGTAGAAACGACTGCATCTTCAGTGTAGCCTAGGATACCAGCGAGTTCGCCTTCAGAAGCTGCTTTCATAGCTGCTTTGATGTCGTCGTAAGACGCTGCTTTTTGCAGGTTAACAGTCAGGTCAACTACAGAAACGTTAGCAGTTGGTACGCGGAAAGCCATACCAGTCAGTTTGCCGTTCAGTTCTGGAAGAACAACGCCTACTGCTTTCGCTGCGCCAGTTGAAGATGGGATGATGTTTTGAGAAGCACCACGGCCACCGCGCCAGTCTTTCGCTGAAGGACCGTCAACTGTTTTTTGAGTTGCAGTTGTTGCGTGAACAGTAGTCATCAGGCCAGACTCGATACCGAAGTTGTCGTTCAGTACTTTAGCGATAGGCGCCAGACAGTTAGTAGTACAAGAAGCGTTAGAAACGATGTCTTGACCAGCGTAAGTCTTGTGGTTAACACCCATTACGAACATTGGAGTCTTGTCTTTTGAAGGACCAGTCAGAACAACTTTTTTCGCACCAGCTTCGATGTGTTTACGAGCAGTTTCGTCAGTCAGGAACAGACCTGTTGCTTCAGCAACAACGTCAACACCGATTTCGCCCCATTTCAGGTCAGCTGGGTTGCGTTCTGCAGTTACACGTACAGTTTTGCCGTTAACGATTAGGTTACCGTCTTTAACTTCAACAGTGCCGTTGAAACGACCGTGAGTTGAGTCGTACTTCAGCATGTAAGCCATGTAATCTACGTCGATCAGGTCGTTGATACCTACAACTTCGATGTCAGCACGCTCTTGTGCTGCACGGAAAACGAAACGACCGATACGGCCAAAACCGTTAATACCTACTTTGATAGTCATTATAGTTGCTCCACAACTTAATTTCTGATTAAAGATAACTGGTAGTAAAATTACAGAATCCAGTTAAAAGCTGCAACAGATAATCGGACTTAACTTGTTTAAAGTCAAAAAAAAGCGTCGCTTTTTTTCACAATCGTTTGCAACTGATTAACTTTTAAACTTGAACCTGCTTCTTATACTGACCAATTGACATAGAATGTAACTGAGCCTAAGCCCAATTTACATCAGGAATTCTGGTTCAAAATAGAGTGAAAAAGTATGTGCCACAAACTCAAAAATAAGCAAGTTTTTCGCTAAAAATGGTTGGCTAAACGTTAATTCAAAAGGAAATCTCAACAGTGAAATTCGCATCAAAAGAACCGCTAAAGCCTGATGATTACTGGCGTGAGCGTTTGACCGAAGAGCAATATTATGTGTGCCGTGAGCAGGGTACAGAAGCGCCTTATTCAGGCACTCTATTACACAATAAAGAGACAGGTTTTTACCACTGTACGTGTTGCCAATCTGCGCTTTTCAGCTCAGAAAATAAATACGATTCCGGCTGTGGTTGGCCAAGTTTTGATGCTCCGATTAATGAGCAAGCGGTGTGCTATTTGGAGGACTTGAGCCATGGAATGGTACGTACGGAGCTCCGTTGTGCAGGGTGTGATAGCCACCTT is a genomic window containing:
- the rlmA gene encoding 23S rRNA (guanine(745)-N(1))-methyltransferase codes for the protein MTFLCPLCEHPLTLNQNTYSCPNRHQFDVAKEGYVNLMPVQHKRSKDPGDNKEMTQARRRFLQTGHYAPMREKVAELCQKHLTGHQQTLLDIGCGEGYYTDFFAHALRQQDSSAQTFGLDISKVAIRYAAKRYPECLFAVASSHRLPFSEQSLDGVIRIYAPCKDTELQRCVRIGGVVITVTPAARHLYQFKQGIYDQVRLHEEQPETLSGFELVEEYKLHYPMVLNGAEAADLLQMTPFAWRASEEFKEQVSQSDSFECEADFMLRVYQRN
- a CDS encoding DUF2860 domain-containing protein gives rise to the protein MKIVYSWLTALFVAPLTCAAQGPDKNQPGWDVTLSLNSFYIHTQSQMNTNDDNAITANLQQSGQTTSEFLFAPLGNVQYTFASGNTQIFAGQSSDQVIEGQLQAEIGITHQFDRLGEFTLAYFPSLPGVNETWRDPYLTQTARSATDISAQGGRLAYTAPFALPLTLRYAYLDYKVDEERSGATSGLTSSQLALLDRNSEYQQVSAEVSLPLSRSWSFVPKISYTKRDAQGDAFDFSALDYQLGINTFFGPQALFLTLSYGQEEYETEHPIFAQTRDADHWSAFALYVYRAPFGWKNVSINAMAGISETDDVVTFFDQQSTFLSTGVAFDF
- a CDS encoding D-hexose-6-phosphate mutarotase, translated to MDLYSLNTVTALSDCVTIVQQDQVKIVRVNHDKARAAISLHGGHVLSFQPKGEADLLWMSSQAIYDGKAALRGGIPVCWPWFGRIAAPAHGFARSQEWKLIEHRENEQGVIVTLGLQATPESLAIWPYQFDVRLYVEISESLKVTLDITNTDDKAWIFSGALHSYLNVGDIRETHTTGIGAEYIDSLQEGRVCSSSGPLTLSDTIDRIYTQPEAAIKVQDPALTRTLIVENQGHNSAVLWNPWQKGAQAMADMNNDGYLHFLCVESTLHASSLATGKTLQPGENHKLVTFISSQAH
- the gap gene encoding type I glyceraldehyde-3-phosphate dehydrogenase, with product MTIKVGINGFGRIGRFVFRAAQERADIEVVGINDLIDVDYMAYMLKYDSTHGRFNGTVEVKDGNLIVNGKTVRVTAERNPADLKWGEIGVDVVAEATGLFLTDETARKHIEAGAKKVVLTGPSKDKTPMFVMGVNHKTYAGQDIVSNASCTTNCLAPIAKVLNDNFGIESGLMTTVHATTATQKTVDGPSAKDWRGGRGASQNIIPSSTGAAKAVGVVLPELNGKLTGMAFRVPTANVSVVDLTVNLQKAASYDDIKAAMKAASEGELAGILGYTEDAVVSTDFNGDTRTSIFDADAGIALTDKFVKVVSWYDNEIGYSNKVLDLIAHISK
- the msrB gene encoding peptide-methionine (R)-S-oxide reductase MsrB gives rise to the protein MKFASKEPLKPDDYWRERLTEEQYYVCREQGTEAPYSGTLLHNKETGFYHCTCCQSALFSSENKYDSGCGWPSFDAPINEQAVCYLEDLSHGMVRTELRCAGCDSHLGHVFEDGPKTTGLRFCVNSVSLIFNKK